Below is a genomic region from Henckelia pumila isolate YLH828 chromosome 3, ASM3356847v2, whole genome shotgun sequence.
aagaacttcaaagttaagagtgcttgactttgggcaattataggatgggtgaacccctgggaagtttctcagtgTGCGTGTGAGTGGGGACATAAGCATGCTGGAAAGACCCGACTTGATACAGTGAGGACAATCATCAAATCTAGGTTGTTACAGTGTTAGAGATCATGAAGGAAGGTTGGTGCTAGCTTTTGGGCATTTGATCGATCGGCCTATGTCAGTTGTGCATGCCAAGCGCCTTGCAATTCGTGCGGGACTCCAGATTTTGTGTGACAAGGGGCTTCAAATTCACTTGCTCTCTTTGGACTCTCTCTTGACGGAGTAAGCAGTCACTAGCTCGGAAGAGGACCTTAGCTATATTGGTGTCGTGGCAAAATCAATCTGTACTCTACTCTACTCAGCCCGAAATGTGAAGCTTTTTCATGTTCGTAGATCGGCGAATGCTGTGGCATATTCTATTGTTCCTTTTGTTATTTCTTCTCGCTCTCATTTTGTTTGAGAGCAAGGGAATTTTACTTTTTGATTGGTAAATCTTGTAATAGcagattgaattttatatttttcttgatAAATTGATACAGATTATTCGGTTTTTAAACATAtcttctttttttaatttaaattgaatataattatttaaaaatttaatatgtcaaatatataaattttttaaaataatatttatatttgtacACATTTTAAATAATCAGCTTTTCTATGTTTTATGGGAATTAAAATATGTGCAATAAACAATTAATTCTAAAAAGTTGTTTGAAcatgaaaaaattttatttagatGAAAAACAATCGATATTTATATATTTCGacatgttaaatatataatttaattaaaaaattataaaaattgataaatttatttttaaaaaaatgttattttatgattaaaatataatgtaaatatatattttttattatcatgTTAGATTAGCAAAATTTTGGTACTTTTATATatcttgaataaaaaaaaataaccaaaatttTATGTCCATcggtataattttttttttttgaaattttatattttatttgtatataataaaaaatatatattattttatcttataaaaaatatggaaatttcttaaaatattaaatttttattttaatttttaaattatatttaatgtaaaaatattttatatttagatTTTTTTAGATAATTAAGATTTCATAATTTAAGAAAAGTATATGCAAGGATAAATTTGTCTAAAAAGTGATTAATTATATAAGGTGAAGTGTTATTAACACTTTTTGGAATGTAAATAACACTCTCTTTTTATTAATTACATTATAAACTTTGTATCAAAAGTGTTAATTTGAGCAAACATGGGGCCATCTCATTAATTGAACGTTGTGTGGAGAAACTTTTCCTACTTCTGATttaaaattgtacaaaatttctAATAGTGGTGGTAATTGATTGGATTGGAGATTTTCCATGGTCtggtttttcgaaaataataataataataattattattattattattattattataataataataataaattgattatttttttattggtaATTAACTTCACTAAAATTCCAGTGTCAAATCAAAACTTTTGATATAGTCCTTACATGAATAAAATCATGATTCAGTCCCTAACAAAcaatgtttatttgttttagCTCCTCATCATcccaaattatttaaatacccTTATTTATCACATGTGTATCATGTGACTTCTTTATTCTCCCTAAAAAAATCCAATATCTATGAATTGATAAACTTGAAACCCTTTTTTTCCCCAGATAATGAAAAGCTTCTCAAttgattttcatatttttaggCATGACTTACAAATTCAGCAttcttcattaatttctttaaaAAAGTAATAATGAAACGTCCttcattattttgttaaaaaatattattcttcgATTTTGGAATATTTAAAGTGCGACGATTTATGCGCAAAACTAGGAAAAAAACGCCAGAGAAGTATAGATACGACAAAATAAAGTGTCAAATATGCTATAGAATTCGTGCTTATCAATTAGTTGAGTATGGAGTTTGACTTGAAGGACCTTAATTGGGAGTGCAAAGATGATTCTTGGAATGCGCATTGTGAGAGATAGGCAGAGAAGACTGTCATACCTATCTCAAGAAGATTGTGAAGAAATTTTTGGCAAAATATGGGATGTTGAATGCCAAAACTGTGACGACACCCTTAGCAACTCACTTTAGACTGTCAACTGAACAATGTCCAATCACACTAGAGGATCAGCATAGTGTAAAAGGTTCCTTACTCAAGTTCAGCTCGTAGCATGATTTATGCTATGATTTGTACCAGACCGGACTTGGCTTGTGCTTCGATTCTAGTTTGCATATTTATGGCAAAACCTGGAAGAATGCACTGGGAAGCAGTGAAATAGATTCTGAGATATCTCAATGGTTCAGCCTCGACTGGTTGGTCTATgggcagaaaaataaaaatcatgaaCTGTTAGAAGGGTTTGtgtcacgccccgagaccgagacgtgccaccggcgttgtttcaaattcacacaaattataaaacaactagcctcgtagtacagtataaaccaaaccagtctattatcataaataaacttcaaaatattgtctttacaactcgataaatccaacaataacaaaaccaatgcggaagcgtctaaaaacttaataacaaaatattaaagcaaaaatcccaataataaaaataacgaaATTTAGTCTTATTGATCATCTATCACCATCTccaaaacatatcttgttcaagaacttctacatcatcatcatcttcatctgggagggaaaagtaaggggtgagtgttttgggaaacactcagcaagtgggggccgatcgatcataccaaaatatatacatatatatatttatttcaaaaactcatgaattaatttaaatcataaacatttcatatcatgtctcaacatagcatagcataaataacatcataacatatttgacatgacataacataatctTTGACAATACACTGAAATTCCTCTCATTATttgtggctaactgatcagtctcctatatgtaatccctctaaggggtgaggtcatagaacggttattatacccaccgtatcagggccataacataacatggtttGGAAATTTCCTTTCCACTCCTAATTCGATTCATAACAGTGTCAAAACATTTTTTCAGCAAAGCATTATCATGAACAATATTAAATAGCAAAATTCCAACGATTAACATGAGCGATCGAATTTTAAGtcatacatataattttaaagcaTAAGACCACTTACAGTTATAATTTGCGAGATCAAATACTATATTATATGTGAAGCTTTGGGCAAAAAACTTCAACAGCGAAACTTGAAATTTCCGATTTGCTTCTTCGGGAATTGGCAGGCTAATGGACCAAATTCTTAATAATAAATCCTCCCAATTTCCTAATCAAAAATTACGTGTGAGTGGGGTAAAAGAATTGGTCCACATCTTTGCACCAAACACAACAACTATCTTCTCGAAACTTTTGAAAGTTTGGTGACTCACCTTGAATCGAGACTGGCCAAATAAGATCGGACAAAATTTGAGCAGTTTCCTTCTCCTAAAACCTTAGTCTTACCCTTCGAAAACAAGGAGAGAATTAGTAAAAATATTGAGCCACCATTTTCGAAACTGGGCAGAGAAGAGAATCACCTTACCAACTTGAGTTGTTCCAGATGTGTATCAACTTCGGCAGCGGTAGAACCTTGAAAATTCAGCAGCTATGACGTTCTAATTTCCAGTGACTACGGCGTTCGACTTCAAGCAGTCTCAATGTGAAACTGTTCAGACACTATGGCTCGAGAACTTTCAGCCGCGGGTTAAATTTTTGAGAGACTGTGGGAGGTTTCGGGAGGTGTATAGCCGAGAGAAAAAGTGCTGAAGAGAGTCTGTTCTTGCACTTAAATAGGAGGCTCACTTTTGGCCTTAATCCCGAGTCTTGAGGGAGAGAAAATTTTGTTTCCATAAGCTTTGATTCGGTTGCTACCAATACACGATTCGTGTCCAAAATTTCTGATATTACCGAGCATTCACGAGAAGGTAAGATGTTTGTTTCCATGTAGAGAGTTATTCATTGCTGATAAATAACTTGGGGGCCAAGTATCGGGTTTTACATCCCTCCTTCCTTATgagaagtttcgtcctcgaaacttgagtTATCTCGTTCTTCAAATAAATAGGGATACTTCTCCTGCATCTTTTCTTTCAACTCCCAATTAGCTTCTCCTGTATCCACTATTCGAATAGGGACTTCTTCATATTTCAGCTCTTCATTCAGATTTCCATCAGTCACTAGTGGCTCTTCTTCCAAAATATGACTTGGGTTTGGAACATACTTTCTTAGCTATGAAACATGAAACACATTGTGAACCCTTGACATAGCAGGTGGTagagctagtcgataagccaatgTTCCCACTTTGTCGAGGATCTCAAATGGTCCCACATATCTTGGGTTCAATTTTCCAGCTTTGCAAAATCTCACGACTCCTTTCATAGGTGAAAGTTTGACGTAAACCTTTTCGCCTACTTCAAATTCCAAAGGTCTCCTTTTTAAGTCCGCCCAACTTTTCTGGCGATCTTGTGCAGCTTTAAGTTTCTCCTTGATTATTGCAACCTTTCCCACTGTCTCTTGAATAATTTCGGGTCCGATAACAGCCTTCTCTCCGACTtcatcccaataaagaggagAACGACATTTTCTCCCATACAGTGCTTCATACGGAGCCATTCCAATGCTGCTATgttagctgttgttgtaagcaaaCTCAATTAAAGGTAAATGTTCGCTCCAATTGTTGCTGAAATCCAGGGCACATGCCCGCAGCATATCTTCAAGGGTTTGGATTGTCCTCTCAGTTTGGCCATCAGTTTGAGGGTGATAAGCTGTACTGAGTGTGACTTTACTCCCCATATCTTGCTGAAAGCTCTTCCAAAAGCGCGATACAAATCTTGGATCTCTGTCAGAAAAGATACTGACTGGAACCCCATGTAGCCGTACTATATTATCCATATATAGCATAGTTAATTTGTCCAAACTATACTTCATGCGTACTGGTAGGAAATGCGCAGATTTTGTGAGTCTATCTACGATCACCCAAATACCATCATGCCTCTGTTTTGATTCAGGGAGTCCCaccacaaaatccatggaaatgtgttctcatttccattccgggATTTTTAATGGTTGGAGTTGCCATCCAGGTCGCTGATGTTCTGCTTTAACCTGTTGGCATACTTGACACTTAGAGAGGAATTCTGCGACATCCTTCTTCATTCCATTCCACCAAAAATTCCCTTTTTGATATCTatacatctttgtactcccCGGATGTACTGAAAACTTTGACTTGTGTGCTTCAAACATGACTTCATTCCGAAGATCATTGATGTCTGGTACCCATAAACGTCCTTTCATCCATAGGATTCCTTTATCATCCACTTGAAAGTCTGGTAACTTACCCTCCTTGATTTGCTCCTTGAACTTAGCCAACGACGGATCTAGGTCTTGGCTCAACTTGACTGTTTCACGAAGACATGGTTGTGCCGTTAATGAGGCTAGAATATTCTTGCTCATGTTCTTTCGACTCAAGGCGTCGGCCACTTTATTggccttacctggatggtatTTTATGATGATATCGTAATCTTTTAAGAGTTCgatccatcttctttgtctcatattcagctccttttgcgtgaataaatacttgagactttggtgatcagtgaaaatttcACACTTGGCACCGTAGAGGTAATGTCTCCAAATTTTCAGTGCGaacaccactgctgctaactcaagatcatgagtgTGGTAGTTTTGCTCATGaggtttcagctgtctagatGCGTAGGCGATCACTCTCCCTTCTTGCATTAGCACGCATCCCAAACCTTCCTTTGATGCATCACTATAAATTGAAAAATCTTTTCCTTCCTCAAGTAGCACTAGTACTAGTGTAGATGCTAACCTTTCCTTCAAGGCCCCGAAACTCTTTTCACAGTCCTCATTCCAATCTAACTTTACGTTCTTTTGAGTGAGTTTCGTAAGAGGTATAGCTATTGAggaaaatccttcaacaaattttCAATAATAGCGAGCCAACCCCAGGAAGCTTCGAATTTCAGTCACTGACTTGGGTCTGGGCCAGTCTGTTATTGCTTCAACTTTCTTGGGATCCATCGAGACTCCGGCTGCTGAGATAATTTGTCCCAAGAATGCCACGCTTCttaaccaaaattcacacttcttgaatttggcaTAGAGTTTATTCTCCCTTAAGGTTTGCAGTGTAATACGGAGATGTTCTTTGTGATCCTCTTCACTAGGTGAGTATACgaggatatcatcaataaaaaccaCCACGAACCTATCAAGAAACTGTTTgaaaactcggttcatgaggTCCATAAATGCTGCAGGGGCATTTGTCAAGCCGAACGGCATTACTAAAAATTTGTAGTGCCCATATCTTGTTCGGAAAGCCGTCTTTG
It encodes:
- the LOC140889414 gene encoding uncharacterized protein; amino-acid sequence: MAPYEALYGRKCRSPLYWDEVGEKAVIGPEIIQETVGKVAIIKEKLKAAQDRQKSWADLKRRPLEFEVGEKVYVKLSPMKGVVRFCKAGKLNPRYVGPFEILDKLRKYVPNPSHILEEEPLVTDGNLNEELKYEEVPIRIVDTGEANWELKEKMQEKYPYLFEERDNSSFEDETSHKEGGM